One segment of Castanea sativa cultivar Marrone di Chiusa Pesio chromosome 3, ASM4071231v1 DNA contains the following:
- the LOC142629455 gene encoding putative protein S-acyltransferase 6, translating to MQSSKMYTTKPLPQQQLSDSNRRIIDPNGPSPLVYQVWKGNNRFCLGGRLVFGPDLRSIFLTVFLIVMPVILFCSFVSPKLHNEFPRSVANLIIAICVLFTVYVIILLFLTSGRDPGIIPRNSHPPEPEDEGDGSSISADWPGNQNGAPSLPPIKEVVVNGMVVKVKYCQTCMLYRPPRCSHCSICNNCVERFDHHCPWVGQCIGKRNYRFFFMFVSSTTMLCLYVFAFCWVNIRKIMDAHDCNLWRAFLKCPVSGILILYTFVAAWFVGGLTAFHLYLIFTNQTTYENFRYRYDGKMNPYNRGCALNIVDIFFSKIPSSRNNFRAKVKGDSSSVFTTSMPLGHAMSPEIPKRSFDIETGKRQAVAAEDFEDIQSQMESVGGLERCGTQPRRTNWDHKLNWEMSPDIRMLAGEFEMERGFTERQKINGGL from the exons ATGCAAAGCAGCAAAATGTACACAACGAAACCATTACCTCAACAGCAGCTTTCCGACTCCAATAGACGTATCATCGATCCCAATGGACCCTCCCCTCTTGTTTATCAAGTTTGGAAAGGAAACAAT AGATTTTGCCTCGGAGGCAGGCTTGTATTTGGTCCAGATTTGAGGTCCATTTTCCTTACAGTGTTTCTAATCGTGATGCCAGTAATtctgttttgttcttttgtttctccGAAGCTACATAATGAATTCCCTCGCTCCGTAGCCAATCTTATTATAGCTATTTGTGTTCTCTTCACGGTATAT GTTATAATTCTTCTCTTCCTTACGTCTGGAAGAGATCCTGGTATCATTCCTCGTAACTCACATCCTCCAGAACCCGAAGATGAGGGTGATGGCTCAAGTATTTCTGCTGATTGGCCTGGAAATCAGAATGGTGCTCCTAGTTTACCACCCATAAAAGAAGTTGTGGTTAATGGCATGGTGGTTAAGGTCAAATATTGTCAAACATGCATGCTATATCGCCCACCACGATGCTCTCATTGTTCTATTTGCAATAACTGTGTTGAGCGTTTTGATCACCATTGCCCATGGGTGGGACAGTGTATTGGGAAG AGGAATTACAGATTCTTCTTCATGTTTGTGTCCTCCACAACCATGCTTTGCCTATATGTTTTTGCCTTCTGCTGGGTCAACATTAGGAAAATAATGGATGCTCATGATTGTAACCTCTGGAGGGCTTTTCTGAAGTGCCCTGTTTCGGGAATTCTGATTTTATACACATTTGTAGCTGCTTGGTTTGTTGGAGGTCTAACAGCATTTCatctctatttaattttcaCCAATCAG ACAACATATGAGAATTTCCGGTACCGGTATGATGGGAAGATGAATCCTTATAACCGTGGGTGTGCTCTCAATATTGTGGATATCTTCTTTTCTAAAATTCCCAGTTCTAGGAACAACTTCAGGGCAAAGGTTAAAGGGGATTCATCTTCTGTGTTCACCACTTCAATGCCATTGGGCCATGCCATGAGCCCGGAAATTCCCAAGAGAAGCTTTGACATAGAGACTGGAAAAAGGCAGGCTGTTGCTGCTGAAGATTTTGAAGATATACAGAGTCAGATGGAAAGTGTTGGTGGATTGGAGAGGTGTGGTACCCAGCCAAGACGCACAAACTGGGATCATAAACTGAACTGGGAGATGTCTCCTGATATACGAATGCTGGCTGGTGAGTTTGAAATGGAACGTGGTTTTACAGAAAGACAGAAAATTAATGGAGGCCTCTGA